The Juglans microcarpa x Juglans regia isolate MS1-56 chromosome 2S, Jm3101_v1.0, whole genome shotgun sequence genome has a window encoding:
- the LOC121252559 gene encoding cytochrome P450 71AU50-like, which translates to MPIMAWTWTILVLLVMFAYLLQEWTWKRMNKTKKLPPGPRGLPIFGNLHIFGELPHRDLHQLAQKYGPIMHLRLGFVPTIVVSSPQAAELFLKAHDLVFASRPPTEAAKHIAYEQKNLSFSPYGSYWRNIRKMCTLELLSNLKINSFKSMRKEELGLLVKFIEKAASDCIVVDLSAKIASLSTDMSCRMVFGKKYMDKDLDERGFKAVIQEGMHLGATPNLGDYIPYIGLLDLQGLTRRMKAISKIFDDFFEKIIDDHVQSKDENKIKDFIDVMLSFMGSEDSEYRVERSNIKAIILDMLAGSMDTTATAVEWTISEVIKHPRVMKKLQKELEDVVGLERMVEESDLDRLEYLDMVVKETMRLHPVAPLLLPHEATEDITIQGFYIPKKSRLIVNVWAIGRDPSVWTDAEKFFPERFVGSNIDLRGHDFQLLPFGSGRRGCPGLQLGLTAIRLMVAQLVHCFDWDLPNNMPPTELDMTEEFGITVPRAKHLLAIPRRRLHK; encoded by the exons ATGCCTATTATGGCTTGGACATGGACGATACTTGTACTATTGGTTATGTTTGCTTATCTTCTGCAAGAATGGACATGGAAAAGGATGAACAAGACAAAGAAACTACCTCCTGGTCCAAGAGGCTTGCCTATCTTCGGgaatcttcatatttttggagaACTTCCTCATCGAGATCTTCATCAACTAGCCCAAAAATATGGCCCCATCATGCACTTGCGCTTAGGCTTTGTGCCCACCATTGTTGTCTCCTCCCCCCAAGCTGCTGAGCTATTTCTTAAAGCTCATGACCTTGTGTTTGCTAGTAGACCACCTACTGAGGCTGCAAAGCACATCGCTTATGAGCAAAAAAACTTGTCATTTTCTCCATATGGTTCTTATTGGCGCAACATTCGCAAGATGTGCACCCTTGAATTGCTTAGCAACCTCAAAatcaattctttcaaatccaTGAGAAAAGAAGAGCTTGGCCTACTGGTGAAGTTTATTGAAAAGGCTGCCTCTGATTGTATTGTTGTTGATCTCAGTGCCAAGATCGCATCCCTCAGCACGGATATGAGTTGTCGTATGGTGTTTGGGAAGAAGTACATGGATAAGGATCTTGATGAGAGGGGATTCAAGGCTGTAATTCAAGAGGGTATGCATCTAGGTGCTACTCCTAACCTTGGTGACTACATTCCTTATATTGGTCTCCTTGACCTTCAGGGCCTGACGAGACGTATGAAGGCTATTAGTAAGATATTTGATGacttttttgagaaaattatcgACGATCATGTCCAATCcaaagatgaaaataagattAAGGACTTTATAGATGTCATGCTGAGCTTCATGGGATCTGAAGATTCCGAGTACCGTGTTGAACGGTCCAATATCAAGGCCATAATCCTG GACATGCTCGCAGGATCAATGGACACTACTGCAACAGCAGTTGAGTGGACAATTTCGGAAGTCATCAAGCATCCAAGGGTAATGAAGAAACTTCAAAAGGAGCTGGAAGATGTAGTGGGCTTGGAGAGGATGGTGGAGGAATCAGATTTGGATAGGCTAGAATACTTGGACATGGTTGTAAAGGAAACCATGAGGCTACATCCAGTAGCACCTCTATTGTTACCTCATGAGGCCACAGAAGACATCACTATCCAAGGCTTTTACATCCCTAAGAAGTCTAGGCTGATAGTAAACGTATGGGCAATTGGGCGAGACCCAAGTGTTTGGACTGATGCTGAGAAGTTCTTCCCAGAAAGGTTTGTTGGGAGTAACATTGATCTCCGAGGACATGACTTCCAACTTCTCCCATTCGGCTCTGGGAGAAGAGGCTGCCCGGGGTTACAGTTGGGTCTAACTGCAATTCGGCTCATGGTGGCACAACTTGTTCATTGCTTTGATTGGGACCTTCCTAATAACATGCCACCAACTGAGTTGGACATGACCGAGGAGTTTGGCATTACAGTTCCTAGAGCCAAACATCTTCTTGCTATTCCCCGCCGTCGCCTTCACAAATGA
- the LOC121253323 gene encoding uncharacterized mitochondrial protein AtMg00310-like: protein MGMFLLPVSIIRKLNQLLRKFWWGYNEDTFKIQWVGSDKINTNKESGGLGFRDFKRFNLALLSRQGWRIIHNPNSLVSMILKQRYFSQVGLLDSRLGPGPSFAWKGIQAGLTLLRKGIVWRIGNGTKVNIWKDRWITGFQLGKVLSTRDADYWCEKVSDLIDPQQKKWKESLLLELFSHQEIEAIKAIPISLGGRDDVRIWPWTNNGLFTVKSCYHFGRDMDRHLEG from the coding sequence ATGGGGATGTTTCTGCTCCCAGTCTCTATCATCAGAAAATTGAACCAACTGCTTAGGAAATTCTGGTGGGGTTATAATGAAGatacttttaaaattcaatGGGTTGGTTCGGACAAAATCAATACCAACAAGGAGTCTGGAGGCCTTGGTTTCAGGGACTTTAAAAGGTTCAATTTAGCTCTATTATCGAGGCAAGGGTGGAGGATTATACATAATCCAAACTCTTTGGTGTCCATGATCCTTAAACAGAGGTATTTTAGTCAGGTGGGTCTGCTAGATTCAAGACTGGGTCCAGGACCATCATTTGCATGGAAAGGTATTCAAGCTGGTCTAACTTTGCTAAGGAAGGGAATCGTGTGGAGGATAGGTAATGGGACAAAGGTGAACATTTGGAAAGACAGATGGATCACAGGTTTTCAGTTAGGCAAGGTGTTATCCACTCGAGATGCAGATTACTGGTGTGAGAAAGTCAGTGATCTCATAGACCCCCAACAAAAAAAGTGGAAGGAATCCCTTTTATTGGAACTCTTCTCTCACCAGGAAATTGAAGCCATTAAAGCTATTCCTATCAGCTTGGGTGGTAGGGATGATGTGAGGATCTGGCCTTGGACTAACAATGGACTATTCACGGTAAAAAGTTGTTATCACTTTGGTAGAGACATGGATAGACATTTGGAAGGATAG